In Persephonella hydrogeniphila, the following are encoded in one genomic region:
- a CDS encoding site-2 protease family protein produces MELNIMNLIFMVPALLFAVIIHELGHGIVAYRLGDPTPKLAGRLTFNPIPHIDPLGSIILPALMVLLKFPFIFGWARPIPVNAWNFKKLGYRKGMAVTAFAGPGVNFVAAVLFGILYQILSSPQLLITLNETVGRGFIDSVLTPILIFLKYSVSINIILAIFNLLPIPPLDGGRILMSILPPQMEQKLEPLEQWGFFIVILLMIAGLFKYVVLPPYLFFTSILLGY; encoded by the coding sequence ATGGAACTTAATATAATGAACCTTATTTTTATGGTGCCGGCCCTTTTATTTGCTGTAATAATACACGAGCTTGGACATGGAATTGTTGCCTATAGACTTGGAGATCCTACTCCAAAACTTGCTGGGAGACTGACTTTTAACCCTATACCCCATATAGATCCTCTTGGTTCTATAATACTTCCTGCATTAATGGTTCTTCTAAAGTTTCCCTTTATCTTTGGATGGGCAAGGCCTATACCTGTTAATGCATGGAACTTTAAAAAATTAGGATATAGAAAAGGTATGGCTGTTACAGCATTTGCAGGACCCGGTGTAAACTTTGTTGCAGCTGTTTTATTTGGCATTCTTTATCAGATTCTTTCTTCTCCACAGTTGTTAATTACACTAAATGAAACTGTTGGAAGGGGTTTTATAGATTCTGTTCTTACTCCTATTCTCATTTTCCTTAAGTACTCTGTAAGCATAAATATAATACTTGCTATATTTAATCTTCTTCCTATACCTCCTTTAGATGGTGGTAGAATTTTAATGAGTATTCTGCCTCCCCAGATGGAACAGAAACTTGAACCCCTTGAGCAGTGGGGCTTTTTTATAGTTATTCTTCTTATGATAGCCGGACTTTTTAAGTATGTGGTTCTTCCTCCTTATCTATTTTTTACTTCTATTTTACTGGGCTATTGA
- the trpS gene encoding tryptophan--tRNA ligase: MKKVLSGMRPTGRLHLGHYLGVIKNWLELQEKYDCKFFIADWHALTNKYKDTSELKENIRQMIIDWLSCGINPEKATLFIQSGVKEHAELALLFSMITPKSWLELNPSYKDLKFNLYYQYLRDFLAGKQIKIIQTPPSESFDEALKKATGKQKNKIFEEYLREAFHRAFYNQKGIDFKGLKEMLIKFGIQKKIVEEVVRNLEEGDVGKDIDTLGFLAYPVLQAADILIYKADAVPVGEDQLPHIELTREIARRFNNLYKEIFPEPEAMLTEASKLPGIDGRKMSKSYNNAIYLSDSKEEVDKKVLQMKTDPQRVRKTDPGNPEVCIVFDYHRIFTDKETVEDIDKKCRKAEIGCVECKKILSKNLNRFLDPIRERRKEIEKDLPKYEKMFFEGTEKARKEASETMREVRKAMKLWEF; this comes from the coding sequence ATGAAAAAAGTTCTCAGCGGTATGAGACCTACAGGAAGACTTCATCTGGGTCACTATCTTGGCGTTATCAAAAACTGGTTGGAACTTCAGGAAAAATACGACTGTAAGTTTTTTATAGCTGACTGGCATGCCCTTACAAATAAATATAAGGATACTTCAGAGCTGAAAGAAAACATAAGACAGATGATAATAGACTGGCTCTCCTGTGGTATAAATCCAGAAAAAGCGACTCTTTTTATACAATCTGGAGTGAAAGAACATGCCGAGCTGGCGCTTTTGTTTTCTATGATAACTCCCAAAAGCTGGCTTGAGCTTAATCCCTCTTACAAAGACCTGAAGTTTAATCTTTACTACCAGTATCTGAGGGATTTTCTTGCTGGAAAACAGATTAAAATCATACAGACCCCACCTTCTGAGAGTTTTGATGAAGCTCTCAAAAAGGCAACCGGAAAACAAAAAAATAAAATATTTGAGGAGTATCTGAGGGAAGCTTTCCACAGAGCTTTTTATAACCAGAAGGGGATAGATTTTAAGGGTTTGAAAGAGATGTTGATAAAGTTTGGTATACAGAAAAAAATTGTGGAGGAAGTAGTCAGGAATCTTGAGGAAGGAGATGTAGGTAAGGATATAGATACCCTTGGTTTTCTGGCATACCCTGTTCTTCAGGCTGCTGATATTCTTATATACAAAGCAGATGCTGTTCCTGTAGGTGAAGACCAGCTTCCCCATATAGAGCTAACAAGGGAGATAGCGAGGAGATTCAATAATTTATATAAAGAGATATTTCCTGAGCCTGAAGCTATGCTTACAGAAGCTTCAAAACTTCCGGGTATAGATGGCAGGAAAATGTCAAAATCTTACAATAATGCGATTTACCTTTCAGATTCTAAAGAGGAAGTAGATAAAAAAGTCCTTCAGATGAAGACTGACCCTCAAAGAGTCAGAAAAACAGATCCAGGAAATCCGGAAGTGTGTATTGTATTTGATTATCACAGAATTTTTACAGACAAAGAGACTGTAGAGGATATAGATAAAAAATGTAGGAAAGCAGAGATAGGCTGTGTTGAGTGTAAAAAGATCCTATCGAAAAATCTTAACAGATTTTTAGATCCTATAAGGGAAAGAAGAAAAGAGATAGAAAAAGATCTTCCTAAATATGAAAAGATGTTTTTTGAAGGCACTGAAAAAGCAAGAAAAGAGGCGTCAGAAACGATGAGAGAAGTAAGGAAAGCTATGAAATTGTGGGAGTTTTAA
- the feoB gene encoding ferrous iron transport protein B — protein sequence MESKVIKVAVAGNPNTGKTTLINAIAGTNLHVGNWPGVTIEKKEARFKYRGYEIHLVDLPGTYSLSNDTAEEKIAVDFLIKEKPDVVIDVVDSTNLERNLYLTVQLLELELPLVVALNMWDEAKAKGIEIDYQKLERLLCVKAVPTSAVKNEGVKELLDAVIETYEKKEKPVCVLHFEDQLEEEIRQIIKKIEEIQPVLLDLYPKRYLVLSLIEGNTSFIDIPITEELNRIIQQFRENMQKLYHKDAVTLIVEERYSIIISIYEQVVKKHPVKTVDITFLLDKIFLHKVFGLPIFFVLMWLLFEFTFELSSPYVDWLDETLSNFVAPLISQWLSSVGASDWFRSFVSEGVIGGVGFVLVFVPVLFFLYIFMAFLEGSGYMARAAFLMDRFMSVLGLSGKSFIPMIIGFGCNVPAVYATRTLENPKEKILTVLMIPFMSCGARLTVYAFFVTIFFTQHKTAVIMFLYLLGVTVAVIIAFILQKLFFKTESYPFILELPPYRLPTFRFVMKNAWIKTRAFLYEAGTFILATSIVIWFLLHFPIGVKKTEDSVFGHISKFIAPVFEPLGFGNWQAAGALMSGFVAKEVVISTMGNIYVGEVIEEEEEKIDIKEGIIEIGKGFLNANIEAGKKVLDIFGLANQQEEEEETDKSLIEAVRNAFTPLTAFSFLVFLLLYTPCMATVFAIRQELNSWKWTGISIGLNLTSAWIVTFIVYNIGKMLF from the coding sequence ATGGAGAGTAAAGTAATAAAAGTAGCTGTTGCAGGAAATCCTAATACTGGAAAAACAACGCTTATAAATGCTATAGCAGGTACAAATCTGCATGTTGGTAACTGGCCTGGTGTTACCATCGAGAAAAAAGAAGCAAGATTTAAGTACAGAGGATATGAAATACATCTTGTAGACCTTCCAGGTACTTACAGCCTTAGCAATGATACAGCTGAAGAGAAAATAGCTGTTGATTTTCTTATAAAAGAAAAACCAGATGTTGTAATAGATGTAGTTGATTCTACAAATCTTGAAAGAAATCTTTATCTTACTGTTCAACTGCTTGAACTGGAACTTCCTCTTGTTGTTGCACTGAATATGTGGGATGAAGCAAAAGCAAAGGGTATAGAGATTGATTATCAGAAGTTAGAAAGGCTTTTGTGTGTTAAAGCTGTTCCTACCTCTGCTGTAAAAAATGAGGGAGTAAAAGAGCTTTTAGATGCGGTGATAGAAACCTATGAAAAAAAAGAAAAGCCTGTATGTGTTCTCCATTTTGAGGATCAGTTAGAGGAAGAAATAAGACAGATAATAAAGAAAATTGAAGAGATCCAGCCTGTTCTTCTTGATTTATATCCAAAAAGATATCTTGTTCTATCCTTAATAGAGGGAAATACATCTTTTATAGATATTCCTATAACTGAAGAACTGAACAGAATTATTCAGCAGTTTAGAGAAAATATGCAGAAACTGTACCACAAAGATGCTGTAACTCTGATAGTTGAAGAAAGATACTCGATAATAATCAGTATATATGAGCAGGTTGTTAAAAAACATCCTGTAAAAACAGTAGATATCACATTTCTTTTAGATAAAATTTTTCTCCATAAAGTTTTCGGGCTTCCTATATTCTTTGTTCTTATGTGGCTTTTATTTGAGTTTACATTTGAGCTTTCTTCTCCGTATGTCGACTGGTTAGATGAAACATTAAGCAACTTTGTAGCTCCCCTTATCTCCCAGTGGCTATCTTCTGTTGGAGCTTCAGACTGGTTCAGATCTTTTGTATCTGAAGGAGTTATTGGGGGAGTTGGTTTTGTCCTTGTTTTTGTACCTGTTTTATTCTTTCTGTACATATTTATGGCTTTTTTGGAAGGAAGCGGTTATATGGCAAGGGCAGCATTTTTGATGGATCGTTTTATGTCTGTTCTGGGACTGAGCGGAAAGTCGTTTATTCCTATGATAATAGGATTTGGATGTAATGTCCCTGCTGTCTATGCAACAAGAACTCTTGAAAATCCAAAAGAAAAAATACTTACAGTACTGATGATACCCTTTATGTCCTGTGGAGCAAGGCTTACAGTTTATGCATTTTTTGTAACTATATTTTTTACACAGCATAAAACAGCCGTTATTATGTTCCTTTACCTTCTTGGGGTTACAGTTGCTGTAATTATAGCGTTTATACTACAGAAACTGTTTTTTAAAACTGAATCTTATCCATTTATACTCGAGCTTCCTCCATACAGACTTCCTACATTTAGATTTGTTATGAAAAACGCATGGATAAAGACAAGGGCTTTCCTTTATGAAGCAGGGACTTTTATACTTGCCACATCAATTGTTATCTGGTTTCTACTCCATTTCCCGATTGGTGTGAAAAAAACAGAAGATTCTGTTTTTGGGCATATAAGCAAATTTATTGCTCCCGTTTTTGAACCTCTTGGTTTTGGGAACTGGCAGGCTGCCGGTGCGCTGATGTCAGGTTTTGTGGCTAAAGAGGTGGTTATATCTACGATGGGTAATATATATGTAGGAGAAGTGATTGAGGAAGAAGAGGAGAAAATAGATATAAAAGAAGGTATTATAGAGATAGGAAAGGGATTTTTAAACGCAAATATTGAGGCAGGAAAGAAAGTTTTAGATATATTTGGTCTTGCAAATCAGCAGGAAGAAGAGGAGGAAACAGATAAATCACTTATAGAGGCTGTAAGAAATGCCTTTACTCCTCTGACAGCGTTCTCTTTCCTCGTTTTTTTACTCCTTTACACACCATGTATGGCTACGGTTTTCGCTATACGGCAGGAGTTAAATAGCTGGAAATGGACAGGTATATCTATAGGACTGAATCTTACATCTGCATGGATAGTAACGTTTATTGTTTATAACATCGGCAAGATGCTCTTTTGA
- the gap gene encoding type I glyceraldehyde-3-phosphate dehydrogenase, protein MTIRVGINGFGRIGRNFFRACINNPEIEIVGINDLTDAHTLAHLLKYDSVHGVFSKNVEAKGSSIVVEGKEIEVTAIKDPAQLPWKDLGVDIVIESTGVFRDREGASKHLQAGAKKVVISAPAKSPDITVVLGVNEEQYDPANHNIVSNASCTTNCLAPIAKILHQEFGIVKGYMVTVHAYTNDQRILDLPHKDLRRARAAAMNIIPTTTGAAKAVGEVLPELKGKLDGTARRVPVPDGSIVDLTVVVEKETSEEEVNTKVKEYAESSMKGILEYTEDPIVSQDIVGNPHSSIFDALSTKVIDGNFVHVSSWYDNEWGYSNRLKDLVIYMAEKGL, encoded by the coding sequence ATGACTATCAGAGTAGGAATCAATGGTTTTGGGAGAATCGGTAGAAACTTCTTTAGAGCCTGCATAAACAATCCAGAAATTGAGATTGTAGGAATAAACGATCTTACAGATGCCCACACATTGGCACATCTTTTAAAATACGACTCTGTGCACGGTGTATTTTCTAAAAATGTAGAAGCAAAAGGCAGTTCTATAGTTGTTGAAGGAAAAGAGATTGAAGTTACAGCGATAAAAGATCCAGCCCAGCTTCCGTGGAAAGATTTAGGGGTTGATATTGTTATAGAATCAACAGGAGTATTCAGAGATAGAGAAGGAGCAAGTAAACATCTTCAGGCAGGAGCAAAAAAAGTAGTTATATCTGCCCCTGCTAAATCTCCAGACATCACAGTTGTTCTGGGAGTAAATGAGGAGCAGTACGATCCAGCAAACCATAACATCGTATCAAATGCTTCCTGTACCACAAACTGCCTTGCACCTATAGCAAAAATACTTCATCAAGAGTTCGGGATAGTAAAAGGATATATGGTAACAGTCCATGCCTACACAAATGACCAGAGAATTCTTGATCTCCCCCACAAAGATCTGAGAAGGGCAAGAGCTGCTGCAATGAACATAATACCAACAACTACAGGAGCAGCAAAGGCTGTAGGGGAAGTTCTTCCAGAACTTAAAGGAAAATTAGATGGAACAGCAAGGAGAGTCCCTGTTCCTGATGGTTCTATAGTTGACTTAACAGTTGTTGTAGAAAAAGAGACCTCAGAAGAAGAAGTAAACACAAAGGTTAAAGAGTATGCAGAAAGTTCTATGAAAGGAATTTTAGAGTATACAGAAGATCCTATTGTTTCACAGGATATTGTAGGAAATCCCCATTCATCAATATTTGATGCACTTTCTACAAAGGTTATAGACGGCAACTTTGTTCATGTATCTTCATGGTACGATAACGAGTGGGGATACTCAAACAGACTGAAAGATCTTGTGATATACATGGCAGAAAAAGGGTTATAA
- a CDS encoding TrkH family potassium uptake protein has protein sequence MNDFRILPVLKILSFILFVLSVITFTVPLVYSVYMEDEEILCYILPIFISLFLYSVFIPVKSVRLSEKEALFIAVSIWFIFPLFTTLSYELSGYIHDPIDSYFESVSGFTTTGASVLTDIEKLPKSLLLLRNITNWIGGIGFVVLAVSFLSTRMPIGKAIVKFESSKIIEERIEPRVKEIAKIVISVYLILTVTEIVLLLVSGTDLYNAVTFTFSTVATGGFAPYNASASALNSFFGEMVITLFMFLGAVNLQLYYIAFKSRSIKKFFLDQEVLVYAGIILFSSLLTIFLLYETNTYSSLTESFRYGIFQIVSAATTTGFSTADYSNWHPAILSIIMITALIGAVGGSTGGGIKIFRLIFIFKIVSGELKRIAHPKIVYRPYLKGKKLDPSTVNSFWAFLSLYLFSLLFFGFMLTLGGHDLITSFSASVACITSLGPGLGDVGPASNFSQFSDFEKLMLSFEMIFGRLEIIPVISLLFIRNL, from the coding sequence ATGAATGACTTCCGGATTTTACCTGTCCTTAAAATCCTCAGTTTTATACTGTTTGTACTTTCTGTTATTACATTCACTGTTCCTCTTGTATATTCAGTTTATATGGAAGACGAAGAGATCCTGTGTTATATACTTCCTATTTTTATATCCCTGTTTCTGTATTCTGTATTCATTCCGGTAAAATCTGTAAGGCTTTCAGAAAAAGAGGCACTTTTTATAGCTGTTTCTATCTGGTTTATATTTCCTCTTTTTACTACTCTCAGCTATGAACTGAGCGGTTATATACATGATCCTATAGATTCTTATTTTGAATCTGTTTCTGGATTTACAACAACAGGAGCCTCTGTTCTGACAGATATAGAAAAACTTCCAAAAAGTCTTCTGCTTCTGAGAAATATAACAAACTGGATAGGAGGCATTGGTTTTGTTGTTCTGGCTGTTTCCTTTCTGTCAACAAGGATGCCAATAGGAAAAGCAATAGTGAAGTTTGAATCATCAAAAATAATTGAAGAAAGGATTGAACCCCGGGTTAAAGAGATTGCAAAGATAGTTATATCCGTCTACCTGATTTTAACAGTAACAGAAATAGTACTCCTCCTTGTTTCAGGTACAGATCTATACAATGCTGTTACATTTACATTCTCTACTGTAGCAACAGGAGGCTTCGCACCTTACAATGCAAGTGCTTCCGCTCTAAACAGTTTTTTTGGGGAGATGGTTATTACTCTTTTTATGTTCTTAGGGGCTGTAAATCTCCAGCTCTACTATATAGCTTTCAAAAGCCGATCCATAAAAAAGTTTTTCCTTGATCAGGAAGTTCTTGTTTATGCAGGAATAATACTCTTTTCCTCACTCCTAACAATCTTTCTCCTGTACGAAACAAATACTTACAGTAGTTTAACTGAAAGTTTCAGGTATGGGATCTTTCAGATAGTCTCTGCTGCAACAACGACCGGATTTTCAACAGCAGATTACTCAAACTGGCATCCTGCCATACTTTCTATCATAATGATAACAGCCCTGATAGGTGCTGTTGGAGGTTCTACAGGAGGAGGAATAAAGATATTCAGGCTTATATTTATATTTAAAATAGTTTCAGGTGAACTGAAAAGAATTGCCCACCCAAAAATTGTTTACAGACCATATCTGAAAGGTAAAAAACTTGACCCGTCAACTGTAAACTCATTCTGGGCTTTTTTGTCTCTGTACCTGTTCTCTCTACTGTTTTTCGGGTTTATGCTTACACTGGGAGGACATGACCTTATCACCTCATTCTCTGCATCTGTTGCATGCATTACCAGTTTAGGTCCCGGTTTAGGGGATGTAGGACCAGCCTCAAATTTCAGTCAGTTCTCCGATTTTGAAAAACTTATGCTTTCCTTTGAGATGATATTCGGTAGACTTGAGATAATACCTGTGATATCTCTACTTTTCATCAGAAATCTGTAG
- a CDS encoding MFS transporter, with amino-acid sequence MKKHSKTLFAGMVGNVLEWYDFVVYGFLAVIIGELFFPSDDPMLSLLKSLGVFAVGFVMRPVGAILFGHIGDRYGRKKALTISIVMMAVSTTAIGLLPTYAQIGILAPTLLVILKLFQGLSVGGEYTTSVSFIVEHAPEGKRGLFGSVGILGAVVGILLGSASGAVITKVLPEDQLYAWGWRVLFFTGILLGLIGYYVRKNIDETPKFIELEYEELIDKQPVFDVFRKAFKEFLKTFSLSTFQAVGFYTIFVYIANHLTVFVKMPKSTALTINTISMVVLAVLIPFFGWLSDKIGRKPIILFSTGFTVLASYPLFRFISSGSVENALIGQIIFAVVVAGFMSILPTTLVEIFPTQIRNSGYSIGYNLPFAIFGGTAPLIATYLVKTTNNPGSPAFYLIAAAAVAFIAGLTLKETAKEPLK; translated from the coding sequence ATGAAAAAGCATTCCAAAACGTTATTTGCCGGAATGGTAGGTAATGTTCTGGAATGGTACGATTTTGTCGTTTATGGATTTTTGGCTGTCATAATCGGAGAACTGTTTTTCCCTTCAGATGACCCTATGTTATCTCTCCTTAAGTCTTTAGGTGTTTTTGCTGTAGGTTTTGTAATGAGACCTGTTGGAGCAATATTATTCGGACATATCGGAGACAGATACGGCAGAAAAAAAGCCCTGACAATATCAATAGTAATGATGGCAGTATCAACAACAGCCATTGGTCTCCTACCTACTTATGCCCAGATAGGTATACTCGCCCCTACACTCCTTGTTATTTTAAAACTTTTTCAGGGACTATCTGTAGGAGGAGAGTATACAACATCTGTCTCTTTTATTGTTGAACATGCACCGGAAGGGAAAAGGGGATTATTCGGAAGTGTAGGTATATTGGGGGCTGTTGTAGGAATACTCCTTGGTTCTGCATCAGGAGCCGTTATAACAAAAGTTTTACCTGAAGATCAGTTATACGCATGGGGGTGGAGAGTTCTTTTCTTTACAGGTATACTTCTGGGATTGATCGGTTACTATGTAAGGAAAAACATAGACGAAACACCAAAATTTATAGAACTTGAGTATGAAGAGCTTATAGACAAACAGCCTGTCTTTGACGTTTTTAGAAAAGCTTTCAAAGAGTTTCTAAAAACATTTTCTTTAAGCACATTCCAGGCGGTAGGTTTTTACACAATATTTGTTTATATAGCCAATCATCTAACTGTCTTTGTCAAGATGCCAAAATCCACAGCCCTGACAATAAACACTATTAGTATGGTTGTCCTTGCTGTTCTGATACCATTTTTCGGATGGTTATCAGATAAGATAGGAAGAAAACCTATAATACTTTTTTCTACAGGTTTTACCGTGCTTGCATCTTACCCTCTCTTCAGGTTTATATCTTCAGGCTCTGTAGAAAATGCACTGATAGGACAGATTATATTTGCTGTAGTCGTTGCTGGTTTTATGTCTATTTTGCCGACAACCCTTGTTGAGATTTTCCCTACACAAATAAGAAACAGCGGGTACTCTATAGGATATAACCTTCCTTTCGCCATATTTGGTGGAACTGCTCCTTTAATAGCAACCTATCTCGTTAAAACAACAAATAACCCAGGTTCACCGGCGTTTTATCTTATCGCAGCTGCTGCTGTTGCATTTATAGCAGGGCTAACTTTAAAAGAAACAGCAAAAGAGCCTCTGAAGTAA
- a CDS encoding NAD-binding protein, producing the protein MKICIVGAGVVGSYLARKLSGEGYDIAIIDKDSKKIEDLQMHADIAAYNCDAFDENCIGQLKDYDLYIVATNKDEINLSVALMLKAVFNKDKIFVRVDKDILSKQEIEKFLKVEIVNTFKEIYKNVETIIDYPFISYFNELEDGKFIIFSYRAKRPDIFTNSQISALKELRDRVPFTLVLIERDGKSFIPRGDKTILEDDILYILLEKERLKEFAELSKIQYSPVKNVVFLGMSKVGFSILRKINEEKNLKIKVVEEDIKICEEIASEFPEVMVLNGKITDQELLESEGIGNTELVISASYKEDNILACIIAKKLGAKKVLAVIEKPEYEEIAHSLGIDIPIVARKLIARKVYRRIRHRGLKDIFELKENLKVYEKTVDKELSGRSISEISLKNSIVLSVVRDGKMNIVHGNFVLRTGDILVILEKEEENE; encoded by the coding sequence ATGAAGATTTGTATAGTAGGTGCCGGCGTCGTAGGAAGCTATCTTGCAAGAAAACTCTCTGGAGAAGGCTACGACATAGCAATAATAGACAAAGACAGTAAAAAAATCGAAGATCTTCAGATGCATGCAGATATAGCAGCATACAACTGTGATGCATTTGATGAAAACTGTATAGGTCAGCTTAAAGATTATGACCTTTATATAGTTGCAACAAACAAGGACGAAATCAATCTTTCTGTTGCCCTTATGTTAAAAGCTGTATTTAACAAGGATAAAATATTTGTCAGGGTAGACAAAGATATTCTTTCAAAACAGGAGATAGAAAAGTTTCTTAAAGTAGAGATAGTAAATACATTCAAAGAGATATACAAAAATGTTGAGACTATAATCGATTACCCTTTTATCTCCTATTTTAATGAGTTAGAAGATGGAAAGTTTATCATTTTCAGCTACAGGGCAAAAAGACCTGATATATTTACAAACTCACAGATATCGGCTCTCAAAGAACTAAGAGATCGTGTACCTTTTACACTTGTTTTAATAGAAAGAGATGGAAAATCTTTTATACCAAGGGGAGATAAAACGATCTTAGAGGATGACATCCTTTATATACTACTTGAGAAGGAAAGATTAAAAGAGTTTGCCGAACTTTCCAAAATACAGTATAGCCCTGTAAAAAATGTTGTTTTCCTTGGAATGTCAAAGGTTGGATTTTCTATTTTGAGAAAAATAAATGAAGAAAAAAATTTAAAGATAAAGGTTGTAGAAGAAGATATAAAAATCTGTGAAGAGATTGCCTCTGAGTTTCCAGAGGTTATGGTTTTAAACGGGAAGATAACAGATCAGGAACTTCTTGAAAGTGAGGGAATAGGGAATACAGAGCTTGTCATAAGTGCAAGTTACAAAGAGGACAATATCCTTGCCTGTATCATTGCAAAAAAACTTGGAGCAAAAAAAGTCCTTGCAGTAATAGAGAAACCTGAGTATGAAGAGATAGCTCATTCACTTGGGATAGATATACCAATCGTTGCAAGGAAACTGATAGCAAGAAAAGTTTACAGAAGAATAAGACACAGGGGACTTAAAGATATTTTTGAGCTGAAGGAAAATCTTAAGGTTTATGAAAAAACTGTGGATAAAGAGCTATCTGGCAGAAGTATAAGTGAGATTTCTTTAAAAAATTCTATAGTCCTCAGTGTAGTTAGAGACGGAAAGATGAATATCGTCCACGGGAATTTTGTACTAAGAACCGGAGATATACTTGTGATTTTAGAGAAGGAAGAAGAAAATGAATGA
- a CDS encoding UDP-N-acetylmuramoyl-tripeptide--D-alanyl-D-alanine ligase, with the protein MEIKELFNIFGLKTDRKEKIKKFRIDSRKIQRGDFFVPVKGSKTDGHLFIQDALRRGASGFFSQKKYEHPSVIHVKSTIEALIKVGKYKRKKLSVCIGITGTSGKTTTKELLNFVLSDFFNTYSTEGNLNNEIGHPLTLANITEDAEVGIFELGAGKIGDIRYLASISNPEIRVLTSVGHGHTEKFGSFENVIKGKGEIFEGGEVGILPVNLKKYYGIHKKITFGFSEEADIKISDTKITETGTSGIITVKGKNYPVNVPVYNLSVLYNLGAVFGVLDYLGINPEKVVDRLKEFSLPEGRGKIIKHKNLTIVDDTYNANPLSVENAVRTVSQLKGKKIIVLGDMLELGKFSEKLHRETGKLIANSDIDIAIFYGKYMRYAYEETKKFKESYYYENKEKIADFLLSQREKITVLIKGSRGMKMEDIVHIVVGD; encoded by the coding sequence ATGGAAATTAAAGAATTATTCAATATTTTTGGTTTAAAAACAGACAGAAAAGAAAAAATAAAGAAATTCAGGATTGACAGCAGAAAAATACAGAGAGGAGATTTTTTTGTCCCTGTAAAAGGTTCAAAAACAGATGGACATCTATTTATTCAAGACGCTCTAAGAAGAGGTGCCTCAGGATTTTTTTCCCAGAAAAAATATGAGCATCCTTCAGTCATACATGTAAAAAGTACCATTGAGGCTTTAATAAAAGTAGGAAAGTATAAAAGGAAAAAACTCTCTGTATGCATTGGTATAACGGGAACAAGTGGGAAAACGACAACAAAAGAACTTTTAAACTTTGTTCTATCAGACTTTTTCAACACATACTCAACAGAAGGAAATCTAAATAACGAAATCGGGCATCCTCTGACACTGGCAAACATAACAGAAGATGCTGAAGTAGGGATATTCGAATTAGGAGCAGGAAAAATAGGAGATATCAGATACCTCGCCTCCATCTCAAACCCTGAAATCAGAGTTCTTACATCTGTAGGCCACGGCCATACAGAAAAATTCGGTTCTTTTGAGAACGTTATAAAAGGGAAAGGGGAGATTTTTGAAGGAGGAGAGGTAGGAATACTACCCGTTAATCTAAAAAAATATTACGGTATTCACAAAAAAATTACATTCGGATTTTCAGAAGAGGCAGACATAAAAATATCAGATACAAAAATTACCGAAACAGGTACGTCTGGCATTATAACGGTAAAAGGAAAAAATTACCCCGTAAATGTTCCTGTTTATAATCTATCTGTACTTTACAATCTGGGGGCTGTTTTTGGAGTACTGGATTACCTTGGGATAAATCCTGAAAAAGTGGTAGACCGTCTAAAAGAATTTTCTCTGCCGGAAGGAAGAGGCAAAATCATAAAACATAAAAATCTTACGATTGTAGACGATACATACAATGCTAATCCCCTCTCGGTAGAAAACGCTGTCAGAACTGTTTCACAGTTAAAAGGCAAAAAGATCATCGTCTTAGGAGATATGTTAGAGTTAGGGAAGTTTTCAGAAAAGCTCCATAGGGAAACAGGAAAACTAATAGCCAATTCAGATATAGATATAGCAATATTCTACGGAAAGTATATGAGGTACGCCTACGAAGAAACAAAGAAATTCAAGGAGTCATACTACTATGAGAACAAAGAAAAAATCGCTGATTTTCTGCTATCCCAGAGAGAAAAGATAACAGTTCTGATCAAAGGCTCAAGGGGTATGAAGATGGAAGATATCGTACACATAGTTGTTGGAGATTGA
- a CDS encoding FeoA family protein — protein sequence MKLSELEKGKKCKIKGLNFPPEMKRKLLELGLFPGQIIEVVQDAPFGGPVKIKVKDYCFALRKSEAENIEVEECNGE from the coding sequence ATGAAATTATCAGAGCTTGAAAAAGGGAAAAAATGCAAAATAAAAGGGCTTAATTTTCCTCCAGAGATGAAAAGAAAACTATTAGAGTTAGGCCTATTTCCCGGACAGATTATAGAGGTAGTACAGGATGCTCCTTTCGGAGGTCCTGTAAAAATAAAAGTAAAAGATTACTGCTTTGCCCTTAGAAAGTCAGAAGCGGAGAATATAGAGGTTGAAGAGTGTAATGGAGAGTAA